One window from the genome of Malus domestica chromosome 01, GDT2T_hap1 encodes:
- the LOC139188059 gene encoding DNA repair endonuclease UVH1-like produces MLQFHEHIITELLDDPQNGSGLVVLSSGLFLPRLIAAILLLHTPSQGTILILSPHQPFFKSQLLHHFHPNPNPEISADLPSHYRHSLYTSSNVFFITPRILIVDLLTSKLPTSQIAGIIIPTVHAPTETSIEAFIVHREQ; encoded by the exons ATGCTCCAATTCCACGAGCACATCATTACCGAACTCCTCGACGATCCTCAAAACGGCAGCGGCCTCGTCGTTCTCTCCTCCGGCCTCTTCCTCCCCAGACTCATCGCCGccatcctcctcctccacaCTCCTTCTCAGGGCACCATCCTCATCCTCTCCCCCCACCAACCTTTCTTCAAATCCCAACTCCTCCACCACTTCCACCCCAACCCCAACCCCGAAATCTCCGCCGACCTCCCCTCCCACTACCGCCACTCCCTATACACCTCCTCCAATGTCTTCTTCATCACTCCCCGCATCCTCATCGTCGACCTCCTTACCAGCAAATTACCCACCTCCCAAATCGCCGGAATCATCATCCCCACCGTCCATGCCCCCACCGAAACCTCCATCGAAGCATTTATCGTCCACAGAGAA CAATGA
- the LOC103421747 gene encoding transcription factor bHLH57, which yields MERLLQGPINPCQFFGEHLDFPFEQSLNFTTETLRFEEEEESDHPHLSLPSLDDRMPFLQMLQSVDSSTTTTTPYFPLKEPSFQALLKLQHFKKPWELDKNYMPEMETPIQKALELESCVTHAMVELQHSPVKSEGKDSHLHHSISECNQGEEKPSSVAGSPPPPTWIQVQNGAEKTQQPKSTPATRERRKRKRTRPTKNKEEVESQRMTHIAVERNRRRQMNDHLNVLRSLMPTSYIQRGDQASIVGGAIDFVKELEQLLHSLEAQKRTRKAADQIQGMSNIGDNNSSFSSSSASSSSPCSMAMPSNGMFMSLSQCRIGSHDQESTTATFDDEGTAQNKSEAADIDVTVIQSHVNLKVKCQRRAGQLMDAIVALEDLRLTVLHLNITSSQDTVLYSFNLEIEEGCNLGSADEIAKAVHQIFSFINGSS from the exons ATGGAGAGGCTTCTTCAAGGACCCATTAATCCCTGT CAGTTCTTTGGTGAGCATTTGGATTTTCCGTTCGAGCAAAGTTTGAATTTCACCACAGAAACCTTGAGatttgaggaggaagaagaatccgaccaccCCCACCTCTCATTGCCAAGCTTGGATGACAGAATGCCATTTCTCCAGATGCTACAAAGTGTTGattcctccaccaccaccaccacacctTATTTTCCATTGAAAGAGCCAAGCTTTCAAGCACTTTTGAAACTccaacacttcaaaaaaccaTGGGAGTTGGATAAAAATTACATGCCTGAAATGGAAACCCCAATTCAGAAAGCTCTGGAGCTTGAGAGCTGTGTGACCCATGCAATGGTTGAGCTGCAACATTCACCTGTTAAATCAGAAGGGAAAGACTCTCATCTCCACCATTCTATTTCTGAGTGCAACCAAGGGGAAGAAAAACCCAGCTCAGTTGCTGGGTCTCCACCACCACCTACCTGGATTCAGGTACAAAATGGTGCTGAGAAAACCCAGCAACCCAAATCTACTCCGGCCACCAGGGAGAGGAGAAAGCGGAAGAGAACAAGGCCAACCAAGAACAAGGAAGAAGTGGAGAGCCAGCGGATGACCCACATTGCGGTGGAGCGCAACCGCCGCCGCCAGATGAATGACCATCTCAATGTCCTCAGGTCCCTCATGCCCACTTCCTACATTCAAAGG GGTGACCAAGCATCAATTGTTGGGGGTGCAATAGATTTTGTGAAGGAATTGGAGCAGCTACTTCATTCCCTTGAAGCCCAAAAGAGAACGAGAAAAGCAGCTGATCAAATCCAAGGGATGAGCAATATTGGTGACAACAACAGCTCTTTCAGCTCCTCATCAGCATCCTCCTCTTCTCCCTGCAGCATGGCAATGCCATCCAATGGAATGTTCATGAGTCTCTCCCAATGCAGAATTGGGTCTCATGATCAAGAAAGCACTACCGCCACCTTCGACGATGAAGGCACTGCTCAGAACAAGTCTGAGGCTGCAGACATAGATGTCACTGTGATCCAATCCCATGTCAACTTAAAGGTGAAGTGCCAAAGGAGAGCTGGACAGCTGATGGATGCCATTGTTGCACTGGAAGATCTTAGGCTAACTGTTTTGCACCTCAACATTACATCTTCACAAGACACTGTTCTTTACTCTTTCAATCTCGAG ATAGAAGAAGGTTGTAATTTAGGATCAGCAGATGAAATTGCAAAAGCAGTACATCAAATATTCAGCTTCATCAATGGTAGCAGTTGA
- the LOC139188076 gene encoding uncharacterized protein, whose translation MCPLEACEKNFLQLLLPNKFMRPIIAKDKCVGWVARDFAGLLQAARGSGGRLCRSAAAAEMLAIRTALEFCVRCGFNSVAIESDAKSIIQMLWNETTPDFSLECIFGDIVTLARGLESVTYEFVSRESNRAAHSVAKYVFQEGKDFVWDHIGPDFLFNILAQDVNLSIRL comes from the exons ATGTGCCCTCTGGAAGCTTGTGAAAAGAACTTTTTACAGTTATTGTTGCCTAATAAGTTCATGCGACCTATTATAGCTAAAGATAAAT GTGTGGGATGGGTTGCTCGAGATTTTGCTGGCTTGCTGCAGGCGGCGCGGGGCTCGGGAGGGAGACTATGCCGTAGTGCTGCAGCAGCTGAGATGTTAGCAATCCGCACTGCTTTGGAATTCTGTGTTCGTTGTGGTTTCAATTCAGTGGCCATCGAATCAGATGCTAAAAGCATAATCCAAATGCTTTGGAATGAGACTACTCCTGACTTTAGTTTGGAATGTATTTTTGGTGACATCGTGACTCTAGCTCGTGGACTAGAGTCGGTAACTTACGAGTTTGTTTCTCGGGAAAGTAACCGTGCGGCGCACTCGGTGGCCAAGTATGTTTTCCAAGAAGGAAAGGATTTTGTTTGGGACCATATTGGGCCTGATTTTCTGTTTAATATTCTGGCTCAGGATGTAAACCTATCTATTCGTTTATAA